ttcaccacgtttgagtgtggtcatcgttctaCCATATCCAGTATGATATCATCATATTCAGTATGATAATATTTAAGTCctatttgagatgaaattCTCTAAGTCTGTAATAACCCAATAAATCGTTATCTCAAAGTTCGTTTTAACAAGGTCAGGGTCCAGTTTAACTCCAATTTTTTGTGTAATtattgctattggttacttcatttcttcaatgaggacaacaattcaaaccgttttaggcttaaactttttcgtgaaactgggcccaggctACTGAATCACGGAAATCGTAATCCAGACAAATTTCTCCGATTCGATCTCCCGGAGTTTTCCCCGTGTGATTCTGGAGTCCTAACACTTACCGACTGTGACCTTTATCTACGGGGAATATACGAATAGTTTTATCATAACTTCCGCTGACAAATTCTTTACCAGTCGGAGAATAATCAACATCTAAAACTATCAACAGAGAAAAATAGGTCATTCACATTAATCACATTATTGTTCAAGATGATCATTATGTTCATGactttttcaaattaaaacttaAACTTAGTAAATAGAAATTTTTGACTCTTAAAATAGAGACAAAATATCTAATCTCTTTTCCAAATGATGAATTACAATTAATacattgaattagaaatacaaattatgaGTAAAAAGTAGAGATGACTTCATTTATGTGACGACTTATTCATCCAAATGACGACTTACACTccataaattgaattggaaatataaattgagactcaaaaatagagatgacttcagtaatgtgacgacttatccaaatgatgacttacacttagtaaattgaattagaaatacaaaattgggactcaaaaatagagatgacttcagtaatgtaactgcttatccaaatgatgacttatacagtaaattgaattagaaatagaaattgagactcaaaaatagagatgacttcagtaatgtaactgcttatccaaatgatgacttatgCATCGTaaaatgaattggaaataatttaaatttggaCTAAGATATATGGGCGATTTTAGTAATTTTACTTTTATGACGATGATGACTAAATATGACTGAAGCAGCAGAAACAGGTTCAGTGTGTCGGTAGATTTCTTATAGTACGTTACCTGCTGATGTGTGGtccatatgaatacaaatagGTGAATTCAAACGTCTCATGTCAAACGTGTATAAACTGAAAACAACAAACGATAACGTAATAgtcaataattcaaactagatgggtcttgaattaGGTAAGATTGGTCTCGATACCGATTCTGGGATTCTCTTCTGGCGCATTCGTTTCTACGAGAATACTCTCTACCAATTCCGGAATACAATGAACCTGATAGTAGTGACTGGTTGCAATTGGtcagtttgtaatctgtaaacctgatagaagcggccctggtagagagtttgtaatctgtaaacctgatagaagcggccggtagagagtttgtaatctgtaaacctgaaagaagcggccggtagagagtttgtaatctgtaaacctgaaagaagcggccggtagagagtttgtaatctgtaaacctgatagaagcggccggtagagagtttgtaatctgtaaacctgatagaagcggccggtagagagtttgtaatctgtaaacctgatagaagcggctggtagagagtttgtaatctgtaaacccgatagaagcggccggtagagagtttgtaatctgtaaacccgatagaagcggccggtagagagtttgtaatctgtaaacctgatagaagcgaccggtagagagtttgtaatctgtaaacccgatagaagcggccggtagagagtttgtaatctgtaaactcgatagaagcggccggtagagagtttgtaatctgtaaacctgatagaagcggccggtagagagtttgtaatctgtaaacctgatagaagcgaccggtagagagtttgtgatctgtaaacctgatagaagcggccggtagagagtttgtaatctgtaaacctgatagaagcggccggtagagagtttgtaatctgtaaacctgatagaagcgaccGGTATAGAGTTTGTAATCAGGAATCGAGATTCCTAAACCGGAATAGGTTCAATCGAAACCTTCCTATGTAGATTTGATTACGATTGACTTACTTGTAATCCTCGTTAGCGACCGTAAATATAAACGCTTCCATCGGATTCCAGGCGATCGTATTCGAACGGAGACTTAGTACGACTTTACGCAGCGGGGTGGCGCCTCTCATATCATACAGCAACACGCTACGATCCGATGCTGTAGCGCCAAGCAAATACGTCTACAGAATACAAACACATAATGGTTTTTTTAAAAAGCAACTTTTAAATCGGTACTGAGCTCGTTTAAGCTCGTGCTTAAGTTTCTAACTTGATCTCATAGTAAAAGTAAAGTTCAGGCTTAGATTACACGGTTAAAATTGTGCAACAACTTGGTCTCAGAAAATACGTCTACAAAAcacaaaatcaaacaattatTAATTGGATAAAATCTAAACTTTCTAactttttttaatcaaaatttACCCAAGTTGATTAAACGCTATTTTTCTACTGACCAACAGCGCTGCTTTAGGGctcaaattagttcattttctatgttTTCTAGAGACAATTTCTAATCGTATTAATTTTCAACCGAAAAGCCAGGGTTCCAGTAgatcagggctgccaacctcccaaaagtgctatcagtaacaaattgaatgtttttcagtaacatttcattgaaatatgaaaggaaATGTTCAAAAcgttcagtaacatctttcagaTTTCACATACGCATcaaaaaaatctaatcagtatttctcattacgaatactgaaaatcagtaacAGTTTGGCAGCTCTGGTTGATCGGGGAAATTCTGGTCAAGGGTCAGAGAAATATCGTCTGGGATTCTTTAATTTTCAGCCTAAAAATCAGgtgccggttgcatagtcacgagcttagacttaagaccagtctaagaccaacttagttagCCACTCAAGacaagtcttaagatttaagaccaattttggactgtgcaactggctccATGGTTCGAGCAAATTCTGGTCAAGGGTCAGAGAAATATCAGGAATTCTCCGACGCGAAAGAACTTTGTCACATCATGATCTGTGTTTAGTTCTCGTCAACGAACCTCGATAGGATTGAATCTAGCGTTAGTTACGCTGTCGACGCCCCATTTAAACGTTCTCATCGGCTGCGACCGTGTTTCGTCCCAGACGTCCACGCTTTCTCCGCACGTGACGAACAGATCTTTTTTCTGGTGGTGATCGATACCATAGAAACCGTGCTGTCGTAGAAATATACAGAAACAATGATATAAAACTGAATCTCTCGGGGAGAACGTAAAGACACACAACGATATTAAAATAAACGTTTGTTACCTTTCCTAATATGGTATTCATCGGTTCTGTGTTTGAGGCACTTGTCTCCTCTGTATCGAGACTCCATTGTTTTATAGTTTGGTCATCACCGCACTttcgaaatgaaaagaaatcgtGAATCTGGTTTCAGTAACTACTTGATTTGTCCAagcccagttctacagttctacGGATAAGAATTagagttgaaatattgaaaatggactagttttaactcagagttaaccctttcaccCTGGATCGTGAGTTCAGagctaactctaactcacaactgtgggcttggatcctgagttcagagttaactctaactcacacaactgtggaactggatcctgagttcacagttaactctaactcacacaactgtggaactggattcagagttcagagttaactctaactcacacaactgtggaactggatgctgagttcagagttcactctaactcacaactgtggaactggatctataACACGAGTGGAATGTGGAATAAAAGACTTACAGAGAAGAAGTATTTTCCACTCGGATGAGCGGAAATTCCACGCACGAATCCGTCGTGTGCGGTGATCGTACGAACACATTCGCGGGTCGCCAGGTTCCACAATCGGATCTGAAATGAAACGAAACACATTCTACATTTTAGAGGATACagtttagaaataaatatgaGAAGCGTTTATTCAAATAAGCAATCGACAAATATAGCTTAAAATTCACTTTACTAGAATGAGTgagttcattttgaaaatgaatctaatttgtatatatatatatatatatatatatatatatatatatatatatatatatatttatatatatatatatctaaccGTTGCTTCAAAGCAGTACTTCATTTgatattattacatttttaatgtattttcttattcgttaattttgtaaaaattcgacttgaaaataaatccatatcaatttgaaagttgttgaatatttttggTTACCTCTCCGTCGCAAGCACCTGACATCAGCGTGGAGAGCGATTTCGGATGTTTCGCCAGACAGTTGATACCGTCGCCGTGACCGTCGAGAGAACCGAGAAACGGTTTCGCGAATACTCGTTCTAGTTTAGTAGCGTTCAGCGCTCGCGTGTACTCACGAGGTAACTCTAACGGGTGCAGATTCGGGTCGTAGTTCCTCGGCACTGAAATAGATAGACATATGAATAGaggaagggagagagagggagaatgAGAtcgagagggagggagaggagagattgagtgagagggagaggaagggagagagagagagagagagagagggagaatgAGATCGAGAggaaggagagagggagaggaagggagggagagagatggagaggaGAGATTGAGTGAGAGGGAGAATTAGAGGGAAGGGAGATTGAGAGGAGAGAGACGAAAGAGggagagatggagagggaggagagaatCAACATGGAGAATGAGATCGAGATGGAGGGAGAGATGGAGAAGAGAGATTGAAAGGGAGAGTGAGGAGGGGAAGGGAGGgagaaaagagagagagaggagagatggAGAGGAGAGATTGAGTGAGAGGGAGAAGGGAGATtcagaggagagagggagggtaGGGAGGGGACTTATTGTTCtatataaaatatgataattctATTCGATTGCCATGGTGGTATGTGGATCGAAAATACAATTGACCGAGATGTTCAATATAGTATATTTGTATTGAATCACGTAACACTTACTTTTGAATATATCTCGTTTAGTTTCACGAATATATTCATCCGGGTTCCTACTTAACATTTTCACTTTTAATTTAGACATTTTGTTCACTGGATTCCTCAATTTAAGTTCATTAAAACAtcgaattaatcaattaactgCTTTCGCCATGCTTATTTTTTCGCAGGTTCATGGGCGCAGCCATTTTGGATTTTAGAAACGGTGGCAGCACGGtggattcaaattcaatacaaaTATACTATATTGAATAAAGAAGTTTGGTGATAACGCCACGATGATCCGGCGTCTGCGACCCGTGACATCAGCAATTCAAATCGTGTCttaataattctaatttcagaaaaaaactaATATTCAACCCGTTACAACTGTCGTTATCTTTTAACAACTACATTGTTGTATTTACTCTTAAAGGAATCATAAGGAAATCTTGGGACACCGGCCTCcaccaggaccactctgaataagtgtcagtaattactgggttctaACCCGGactaccctgtacatcctctattcagcatcagcaccactctgaatcaatgtcagtaattactgtgTTCGATCCCGGgacaccctgtacatcctctattcagcaccaagaccactctgaataagtgtcagtaattactgggttcgaacccgggacacccctgtataTCCTCCATTTAGCATCAGGGCCGATCAGAAATAGCTAGAGTAACTATCAGTggagtttttatttttcagtgtaGTACAGAATGTACTTGAGAAAACAGacaaattaattattattcCATTAATGGTCGAGTCCTAAATGCAGGTTGATAGCTGCATAAATAGTCAAATACATGAAAGTCTCCGAGACCTTAGAATAATCGGACAAGATCGGTCTGATAACTCCTAGCTGAGTCGCAGTGAAAGGTGTCGGTCTGTTGCCTGGACCCCAGACATTCTATCTGAGGAGGTGGAGGGTTCAAGCTGTGTTTGAAGTTCACTTCAGATTATTTAGAAGGCGACAAGTCTAAATGAGAGTCCGCCCTATGGATGGGCACTGGAGTATCCTCAGAGTGCCAAGCTGCTGCAGGTTGATACATGCATTCATATAATCTaggagtaatcagactgataaCTTTAATAAAGAAAGTCTCTACAACAGTGAGAATGGTTTGAAGTCCTCATTTTACAGTGGATCCTTAgttaaatacaaatattatgGGCGAAGTGAAATTGTTGTATTATCCAAATAAGGATCGATTAGCCGGGGCATGCTGGAAATCTGATCGTAATAAACAGGTTTTGTCTTGAACAGAATCGAGGGTTCAATGAGGTTCAACTGTCGTctcatttcattcaattcacTTCCAGAGAAAAAGTGCACAATAGACTTTGACtaactcaaatcaattaagacAAGGTGATAATTGTCACCTGCAGATtaaagaatttcaatgaaatatttcaatgtgtTTAGTCCGAGTTGGTGTAAGCTTGGAGAATAACTCTAGGATAAAAGTAACAAGACTAGAAATGATTCTAGAAAGAGAGTCCACCGTCCattatataaagaaaaaataacacatacaaTTTGTAGCGAACCACTGACCACTAGTGATACTGATGATAAAACAACTTGCGGTTCGTAGTTCAATTGGTATTTATAAACAATAGTTCAACAGATAATCAAACACCATAAAATCAATGTAttcatcaatataataatcaaacaAGTCAAGAGCAAACTGTGTATCTTGAGTTAAGAGTTTAACATCGTCAGAATGAGATGCAacacaaaaacaatcattttaaagaaataaatgtatttacaaaaacaaacgCAAAGTCACAAGTACATAATCTCACAGTGCTCACATTAATCACTGTAACAAAACTCTAAACCAAAGTTTGACGTCCTCAattatcatttacaaaattattTAACCAACACAACAAAAACACGAGAAGGTCCTTGAAATGTATGCATTTAAAACGCAAAGTCGTAGCAAATCAGTAATTAATAACCCACAATCAGATTCAACAACAAACCAGCCAATCAAACcatcaattcatatttatttttcaatagatgTACAATGTGTATTTACATTCAACCTATACTGAAGCTATCAATCAGCTCTTATGACAAATAAACTTAAAACGACAAGTCATGATTATTAACACAGAGAATTCATCAACAGTGAAATATCTCTATATTTTGATggagaaattggtcggcatctctggaactacgCTAACTCAcggtaacaaacactgaaagttccgatttgacggagaaattggtcggcatctctggaactacgataactcgcggtaacaatcactgaaagtcccgatttgacggagaaattggttggcatctctggaactacgataactcgcggtaacaaacactgaaagttccgatttgacggagaaattggtcggcatctctggaactacgATAACTCGCGGTAACAAACGCTGCAAGTTCCGATTTGACGGAGAAATTGGTTggcatctctggaactacgATAACTCGCGGTAACAAACGCTGCAAGTTCCGATTTGacggagaaattggtcggcatctctggaTCTACGATAACTGAAAGTCCCGAATTGATGGAGATattggtcggcatctctgATTTGATCTTTTCCTGTCAGCTGATATTCTACAGCCAACCACAAGCTCAAAACTACAATTACAcaacacaaaatatgaataatgatatcatttttgagGCTCTTcttgaaaatagatttcaattaTACCTGATTTTTAGTCGATTCAGACACATGACTCTTAGGTTTTTCTTGAAGAAATTGATCTGCATCATCGGTATCGTTTCCATCTTGATATCTGGTATTGTGTGACGAATAACTCAATACTAACTACAAAAACAATGTACTAAatataaacaatgattttcattcatgactcttcataaaaacaaaattcatctaatttcaattatacctgatttatagtcaattcagaCTCATGACTCGGACCTTGAGGAATTTGATCAACACTTCCTGAACTCTGATGTTTCCTTTCCTCTGGTTTTGAGCGTCTCTAACAACAACAGTCCACTGGCTACAACAcaaatacataaaataaacGTAACAATCTTCTTTGAGTTGACTGTTCctgcaaagaaatttatatcaAGTACACATATACCTGAATTATAGTTGATTCACACTCGTGACACCTTAAATATTTCTCAACGACAACTGGAACAATCCTGAATGTTTCCTGTCGATCGTTTGGTATTTTGTACTTGATGACCAAATCAATACACGCTACAACagggaaatatgaaatacacgtAATACTAACCTACCGTCCTAGTTGAGAACATTCTTATCTACAAAGAAATTTATAGCAATTTAtactatacctgatttatagtcttGACTTAGTGAAATTTCTCAGAACATCAGGAACTTTCAGTATCATCTTGAACTTTCTGTTTGGGGCGTGGAGATTCCTCAGCAGAGTACCTCAGATTTCTGCTGACAACAGACACCAATCCAACACTTCTCTTTCTGGTACTTTCAactttctctctcctctcgttttacaaattgatatttaacaatttgacattttgatatttttatcatcataaaattaatattacatttttactTTACATCATCGTTATTTGAGATTGTACAAGGAATTATACAACTAATACGTTTCTTAACGTTCTTTAATTTTAATCTAACAGCTGTTTGTAAATTCTTTCCACACACAAAGATGGCATGCTGCATGCTGATCAATTTGTTTACTATGCGCATGGACCCGCGGGTGTGCCAGTGCTGTTTAGTGCAAGCGATGCATCGGTGCAAGTGCAAAGTTGGACGTCAAGTGCAAAGTGGGACGTCAAGTGCAAAATGGGACG
This genomic interval from Tubulanus polymorphus chromosome 8, tnTubPoly1.2, whole genome shotgun sequence contains the following:
- the LOC141910132 gene encoding DDB1- and CUL4-associated factor 13-like; its protein translation is MSKLKVKMLSRNPDEYIRETKRDIFKMPRNYDPNLHPLELPREYTRALNATKLERVFAKPFLGSLDGHGDGINCLAKHPKSLSTLMSGACDGEIRLWNLATRECVRTITAHDGFVRGISAHPSGKYFFSCGDDQTIKQWSLDTEETSASNTEPMNTILGKHGFYGIDHHQKKDLFVTCGESVDVWDETRSQPMRTFKWGVDSVTNARFNPIETYLLGATASDRSVLLYDMRGATPLRKVVLSLRSNTIAWNPMEAFIFTVANEDYNLYTFDMRRLNSPICIHMDHTSAVLDVDYSPTGKEFVSGSYDKTIRIFPVDKGHSREVYHTKRMQRVMNVKWSLDDKYIMSASDEMNIRVWKARASEKLGILKIREKTAFNYGEKLKEKFSHHPQIKRINRHRHVPKSIYAAQKEHRIIKDSKRRKEQNVRAHSKPGTVPFVSAKKKTIVEEKE